One Paramisgurnus dabryanus chromosome 8, PD_genome_1.1, whole genome shotgun sequence DNA window includes the following coding sequences:
- the LOC141282451 gene encoding uncharacterized protein yields the protein MRTHSDEKPFNCTECGNYFRTKQYLKVHQRVHTGEKPYECPHCEKRFSRKRGLKRHVRSHTNERPYQCSECDKTFRDSRSLKKHQNTHIKEKLHQCSHCDKCYGHKYQLIVHERVHTGEKPYHCSVCGKSFSKKTTLLCHKRIHTGEKPYKCSQCDMTFAYSGHFNVHQRVHTGEKPYVCSHCGKSFSSSSIFRVHQKVHTGEKPYVCSHCGKSFSSSSHLIVHQRVHTGEKPHHCNVCGKSFSQKTTLLCHKRIHTGERPYKCSQCDMTFAQSNSLKSHERIHTGEKPYHCSVCGKSFTQGSSLLKHKRVHTGEKPFKCSQCDKMFTCSSNLRYHQRVHTGEKP from the coding sequence atgaggacacacagtgATGAAAAGCCTTTCAactgcactgaatgtggaaATTACTTCAGAACCAAACAATATCTTAAagtccatcagagagttcacactggagaaaaaccttacgaGTGTCCTCACTGTGAGAAGAGATTTAGCCGTAAACGTGGTCTGAAGAGACATGTGCGTTCACACACCAATGAGAGACCGTATCAGTGCAGTGAATGTGACAAAACCTTTAGGGATTCACGCTCTTTAAAAAAACACCAGAATACTCACATTAAAGAGAAACTCCATCAgtgttcacactgtgataaaTGTTACGGTCATAAATATCAGCTGATAGTCCAtgagagagttcatactggagaaaaaccttatcactgtagtgtctgtgggaagagttttagtaaaaaaactacattacTATGTCAtaagagaattcatacaggtgaaaaaccttacaaatgctctcagtgtgacatgaCATTTGCTTATTCAGGTCACTTCAATgtccatcagagagttcacactggagagaaaccttacgtctgctctcactgtggaaagagcttTTCTAGTTCATCTATATTCAGAGTTCATCAAaaagttcatactggagagaaaccttacgtctgctctcactgtggaaagagcttctctAGTTCATCTCATTTAATAGTTCATcaaagagttcatactggagagaaacctcatcactgtaatgtttgtgggaagagttttagtcaaaaaactaCATTACTATGTCAcaagagaattcatacaggtgaaagaccttacaaatgctctcagtgtgacatgaCGTTTGCTCAGTCAAATTCCTTAAAATCCCATGAGAGAAtacatactggagagaaaccttatcactgtagtgtctgtggtAAGAGTTTTACTCAAGGGTCTTCATTACTAAAGCACAAGAgagttcatacaggtgaaaaacctttcaaatgctctcagtgtgacaagatgTTTACTTGTTCAAGTAACTTAAGAtaccatcagagagttcatactggagagaaaccttaa